Proteins found in one Clostridium kluyveri DSM 555 genomic segment:
- a CDS encoding sulfate/molybdate ABC transporter ATP-binding protein has product MGLYVDIEKNFSGFYLNVKFHTRDNIIGLLGASGSGKSMTLRCIAGLETPHKGKIMLNEKVLYDGEKKINVKSGRRRSGFLFQNYALFPNMTVSQNIGFGLSRMSADEKRKIINEKINMMDLQGLENRFPSQLSGGQQQRVAIARAMAIDPEILLLDEPFSALDSHLRNKMEEKLKEVLSSYKGTTVFVSHNRDEIYRICKNIVIMDNGAVEVFGDRNYIFENPGTVAAARLTGCKNISRIKILDENTLEALDWGCTLKVNKKIEKSQCYVGIRAHYISLGESGQKDNIVKCKVNHINESPFTVEVCLDSVGEGAYGKTESLRWEITKEMWHNIENLKQPWDICIGKEQLFLMRSN; this is encoded by the coding sequence ATGGGATTATACGTTGATATTGAAAAAAATTTCTCTGGATTTTATTTAAATGTTAAATTTCATACCAGAGACAATATTATAGGACTTCTTGGAGCTTCAGGTTCTGGTAAAAGTATGACTTTAAGGTGTATTGCGGGTCTTGAAACACCACATAAGGGAAAGATAATGTTAAATGAAAAAGTTTTATATGATGGAGAAAAAAAGATAAATGTTAAAAGTGGCAGGAGAAGGAGTGGATTTTTATTTCAAAATTATGCATTGTTTCCCAATATGACAGTAAGCCAGAATATAGGTTTTGGATTAAGTCGTATGTCAGCTGATGAGAAAAGGAAAATAATAAATGAAAAAATAAATATGATGGATCTTCAAGGACTGGAAAATAGATTTCCCAGTCAGCTTTCAGGGGGACAACAGCAGAGGGTGGCCATTGCAAGAGCTATGGCCATAGATCCTGAAATACTGCTTTTAGATGAGCCATTTTCTGCCCTGGACAGCCATTTGAGAAATAAAATGGAAGAAAAACTCAAAGAAGTACTTTCAAGCTATAAGGGTACTACAGTCTTTGTGTCTCATAATAGAGACGAAATATATCGTATTTGCAAAAATATTGTAATAATGGATAATGGAGCAGTAGAGGTTTTTGGAGATAGAAATTATATATTTGAAAATCCCGGTACCGTAGCAGCAGCAAGACTTACAGGGTGTAAAAATATATCCAGGATTAAAATATTGGATGAAAATACTTTAGAGGCTCTGGACTGGGGGTGTACCCTTAAAGTTAATAAAAAAATTGAAAAATCCCAATGCTATGTGGGAATAAGAGCCCATTACATAAGTCTTGGAGAATCGGGACAAAAAGATAATATTGTTAAATGCAAGGTAAATCATATAAATGAAAGTCCTTTTACTGTGGAAGTGTGCCTGGATAGTGTAGGGGAGGGAGCATATGGCAAAACAGAGAGTCTGCGCTGGGAAATCACAAAGGAAATGTGGCATAACATAGAGAATTTAAAACAGCCCTGGGATATATGTATAGGAAAAGAGCAGCTTTTCTTAATGAGATCAAATTAA
- the modA gene encoding molybdate ABC transporter substrate-binding protein, which yields MKRTKKILSLILFSLIVFLAAGCGNTAENSKDQKSDTSTKTTLTISAAASLKDSMNEIKELYVKENSNVAITYNFGASGTLQKQIEQGAPADIFMSAATKQMDELKNKNLMVSDTIKNLLQNDVVLVVPKDSAKVKSFEDLTSDDVKKIALGEPKSVPAGQYAEEVLTNLNVLDKVKSKAVYGKDVKEVLTWVETGNADAGIVYKTDALVSDKAAIAATAPEDSHKAVVYPVGVVKDSKNVEAAKSFLKFLSGDKAKAVFEKYGFKMGE from the coding sequence TTGAAAAGAACTAAAAAAATTTTATCTTTAATTTTGTTTTCACTTATTGTATTTTTGGCTGCAGGTTGTGGCAATACTGCTGAAAATTCAAAGGATCAAAAATCCGATACTTCAACAAAGACAACTTTAACTATATCTGCTGCTGCCAGTTTAAAAGATTCCATGAATGAAATTAAAGAACTGTATGTGAAAGAAAACTCAAATGTTGCAATTACATACAATTTTGGAGCCTCCGGTACCTTGCAGAAGCAAATTGAACAGGGTGCGCCGGCAGATATATTTATGTCCGCTGCCACAAAACAGATGGATGAACTCAAAAATAAAAATTTAATGGTAAGTGATACCATTAAAAATCTTTTGCAAAATGATGTAGTACTAGTTGTACCAAAAGATTCAGCTAAAGTTAAAAGCTTTGAGGATTTAACATCAGATGATGTTAAAAAAATAGCTCTTGGGGAGCCTAAGAGTGTACCTGCTGGACAATATGCAGAAGAAGTACTTACAAACTTGAATGTATTGGATAAAGTTAAGTCAAAGGCTGTTTATGGAAAAGATGTAAAGGAAGTTTTAACCTGGGTTGAAACGGGAAATGCAGATGCAGGAATTGTCTATAAAACTGATGCACTGGTATCTGATAAAGCTGCGATTGCAGCCACTGCACCGGAGGATTCTCATAAAGCTGTGGTGTATCCTGTAGGAGTAGTTAAAGACAGCAAAAATGTAGAAGCAGCTAAAAGCTTTTTAAAGTTCCTGTCTGGTGATAAAGCTAAAGCAGTATTTGAGAAATATGGATTTAAGATGGGAGAATAG
- a CDS encoding P-II family nitrogen regulator, protein MLLVKAIIRPEKTAVVLSELCDAGFPAVTKFDVVGRGKQRGVKVGEIFYDEIPKQMLLIAIKDEDKEDIIKIITKNAKTGEKGAFGDGKIFVTPVEEVYTISSGTSTL, encoded by the coding sequence ATGCTATTGGTAAAAGCTATTATTAGACCAGAAAAAACAGCGGTTGTGCTTTCAGAATTATGTGATGCAGGGTTCCCGGCAGTTACCAAGTTTGATGTAGTAGGCAGGGGTAAGCAGAGAGGAGTAAAAGTAGGAGAAATATTTTATGATGAAATACCAAAGCAAATGCTTTTGATAGCTATAAAGGATGAAGACAAAGAAGATATTATAAAAATAATTACAAAAAATGCAAAAACAGGTGAAAAAGGAGCCTTTGGAGATGGAAAGATATTTGTAACTCCAGTGGAAGAGGTGTATACCATAAGTTCAGGAACAAGTACTTTATAA
- the nifH gene encoding nitrogenase iron protein — MRQVAIYGKGGIGKSTTTQNLTAGLAEMKKKIMVVGCDPKADSTRLLLGGLAQKTVLDTLREEGEDVDLEEIMKIGYGDVKCVESGGPEPGVGCAGRGIITSINMLEQLGAYEDELDYVFYDVLGDVVCGGFAMPIREGKAKEIYIVASGEMMAMYAANNISKGISKFANVGGVRLGGVICNSRKVANERELLEAFAKELGTQLIYFVPRSQDVQRAEINKQTVIQFSPEVEQADEYRELAKAIDGNDMFVIPKPMAQERLEDILMEHGLLE; from the coding sequence ATGAGACAAGTGGCTATTTATGGAAAAGGCGGAATAGGAAAATCTACAACTACACAAAATCTTACTGCAGGACTTGCTGAAATGAAGAAGAAAATAATGGTAGTAGGATGTGATCCAAAAGCGGATTCCACAAGATTACTTTTAGGTGGACTGGCACAGAAAACAGTTCTTGATACACTGAGAGAAGAAGGGGAGGATGTAGATTTAGAGGAAATAATGAAAATTGGATATGGAGATGTGAAATGTGTTGAGTCAGGGGGACCTGAACCGGGAGTTGGATGTGCCGGCAGGGGGATTATAACCTCAATCAATATGCTGGAGCAGCTTGGTGCTTATGAAGATGAATTGGATTATGTTTTTTATGATGTATTAGGTGATGTTGTATGTGGTGGATTTGCAATGCCAATCCGTGAGGGCAAAGCTAAAGAAATATATATAGTTGCCAGTGGAGAAATGATGGCTATGTATGCTGCAAATAATATTTCAAAAGGTATAAGTAAATTTGCCAATGTAGGCGGTGTAAGGTTAGGTGGTGTTATATGCAACAGCAGAAAAGTTGCAAATGAAAGAGAGCTTTTGGAAGCTTTTGCAAAAGAACTTGGAACACAGCTTATTTATTTTGTACCCCGCAGCCAGGATGTCCAAAGAGCAGAAATAAATAAACAGACCGTTATACAGTTTAGCCCTGAAGTGGAACAGGCAGATGAGTATAGGGAACTGGCTAAAGCTATAGATGGAAATGACATGTTTGTAATACCAAAGCCTATGGCACAGGAAAGATTGGAAGATATACTTATGGAACATGGGCTGCTGGAATGA
- a CDS encoding P-II family nitrogen regulator, which translates to MKEIMAVIRMNMVGKTKKALAENGFPSITCKDVLGRGKKMVNFSMVSEYMSEEELHRIEDRKIMEQISESYRLISKRLIWILAKDEDVKKIADIIIDINQTGHPGDGKIFVTKVTDVVRIRTGETQDEAV; encoded by the coding sequence ATGAAAGAAATTATGGCCGTTATTCGAATGAATATGGTAGGTAAAACAAAAAAAGCTCTTGCTGAAAATGGCTTTCCATCTATAACCTGTAAAGATGTTTTAGGGCGAGGAAAGAAAATGGTTAATTTCTCCATGGTAAGTGAATATATGTCGGAAGAAGAACTGCACAGGATTGAGGATAGAAAAATTATGGAGCAGATATCTGAAAGCTACAGATTGATTTCAAAAAGACTTATATGGATTTTAGCTAAGGATGAAGATGTAAAAAAAATTGCAGATATTATTATTGATATAAATCAAACAGGACATCCAGGAGACGGAAAAATATTTGTAACCAAAGTTACAGATGTGGTAAGGATAAGAACTGGAGAAACACAGGATGAAGCTGTTTAA
- the nifD gene encoding nitrogenase molybdenum-iron protein alpha chain, protein MKKVLDQVLEVYPAKTFKNRKKHILIKSNDEPNPVIQANVRTVPGIMTNRGCCYAGCKGVVLGPVKDMVHITHGPIGCAYYTWATRRNKAKAEDGGQNFLEYTFSTDMQEKDIVFGGVEKLKQAIKEAVDLFHPKAVGIYATCPVGLIGDDINAVAQEATKEYGIQVLAFNCEGYKGVSQSAGHHIANNNILESVVGRGKKPLEQKKFSINMLGEYNIGGDAWEIERVLEKIGYNVVGRFSGDGTYDRLEQSYVADLNLVQCHRSINYIAEMMEIRYGIPWVKVNFIGVESTIETLRNMAKCFNDPGLTRRTEEVIEEELEAISEEISFYKDKLHGKTACLFVGGSRAHHYQKLLEDLGIKTILAGYEFGHRDDYEGREVIPTIKLDADTRNIPELTVEKDEERYRIIIPPERYETLKEEIPFEYYGGMIKDMDEGAIVVDDLNHHETEQFIKLLKPDMFFSGIKDKYVIQKMGVVSKQLHSYDYSGPYAGFRGAAVFARDLAAGVFTPAWGYVTPPWRKEPLLEGQIVGGEK, encoded by the coding sequence ATGAAAAAGGTATTGGATCAAGTTTTGGAAGTATATCCGGCTAAAACTTTTAAAAATAGAAAAAAACATATACTGATAAAGTCAAATGATGAACCAAATCCAGTTATACAGGCAAATGTAAGAACAGTACCTGGCATAATGACAAACAGGGGATGCTGTTATGCAGGATGTAAAGGTGTTGTTCTCGGACCGGTTAAGGATATGGTGCATATAACCCACGGACCTATAGGATGTGCCTATTATACCTGGGCAACCAGGAGAAATAAGGCTAAAGCCGAAGATGGGGGACAGAATTTTTTAGAGTATACTTTTTCTACGGACATGCAGGAAAAAGATATAGTATTTGGCGGGGTGGAAAAATTGAAACAGGCCATAAAAGAAGCAGTGGACCTTTTCCATCCCAAGGCAGTTGGAATATATGCTACCTGTCCAGTTGGCCTTATAGGTGATGATATAAATGCAGTTGCCCAGGAAGCAACCAAGGAATATGGTATACAGGTACTTGCCTTTAACTGTGAGGGTTATAAAGGAGTAAGTCAATCCGCAGGCCACCATATAGCAAATAACAATATACTTGAAAGTGTTGTAGGCAGGGGAAAAAAGCCTTTGGAACAGAAGAAATTTTCCATAAACATGTTGGGCGAGTATAACATAGGAGGAGATGCCTGGGAAATTGAAAGGGTACTTGAAAAAATAGGATATAACGTAGTGGGCAGGTTCAGCGGTGACGGTACCTACGACAGACTGGAACAATCTTATGTAGCCGACTTGAATCTGGTACAGTGCCACAGATCCATAAACTATATTGCAGAGATGATGGAAATAAGATATGGGATACCATGGGTTAAAGTAAACTTTATAGGGGTGGAATCTACCATTGAAACACTTAGAAATATGGCAAAATGTTTTAATGATCCAGGGCTTACCAGAAGAACAGAAGAAGTTATAGAAGAGGAACTGGAAGCAATCAGCGAAGAGATAAGTTTTTACAAAGACAAACTTCATGGAAAAACTGCATGTTTATTTGTAGGGGGCTCAAGGGCGCACCATTACCAGAAATTACTGGAGGATTTAGGCATAAAAACTATACTCGCAGGATATGAATTTGGACACCGTGATGATTATGAGGGAAGAGAAGTTATTCCAACTATAAAATTGGATGCTGATACAAGAAATATACCAGAACTTACTGTAGAAAAGGATGAAGAAAGATACCGCATTATAATACCGCCTGAAAGATATGAAACTTTAAAAGAGGAAATACCTTTTGAGTACTATGGAGGCATGATTAAGGATATGGATGAGGGAGCTATAGTAGTAGATGATCTTAACCACCATGAAACAGAACAGTTTATAAAATTATTAAAGCCTGATATGTTTTTCTCTGGAATAAAGGACAAGTATGTTATACAGAAAATGGGAGTAGTTTCAAAACAGCTCCACTCCTATGATTACTCTGGTCCTTATGCAGGATTTAGAGGTGCAGCTGTATTTGCAAGGGATTTGGCTGCAGGAGTATTTACACCGGCCTGGGGCTATGTTACTCCACCTTGGAGGAAAGAACCATTACTTGAAGGGCAAATAGTAGGAGGTGAAAAATAA
- the nifK gene encoding nitrogenase molybdenum-iron protein subunit beta, whose product MLDLTPKESYERKALRINPAKTCQPIGAMYAALGIHNCMPHSHGSQGCCSYHRMQLTRHFKDPIMATTSSFTEGASVFGGGANFKTAMKNIFSIYNPDIVAVHTTCLSETVGDDLVTYIASSEIPEGKIVIHANTPSYVGSHITGFSSMVKAMVAYLSKNTGVENGKVNILPGFVGPADMREYKRILKIMGIPYIIMPDTSGVVDSPMTEGFKMFPKGGTKIEEIKDTGNSKRTFAFGSVSSQDAAIELEKKCKVPFDTLPIPIGIDATDEFLMKLVKLAGGEVPYEIEEERGQLVDLMLDTHQYFHGKKVAIIGDPDTVIPFTQFAISLGMNPRYVVTGTPGDKFEKTINGMMEKAGVQGAKVKSSGDFFEMHQWIKNEPVDLIVGNSHAKYIARAENTPLIRLGFPVLDRYGYYYNPKIGYRGSMRLIEMMCDAILDKMDRECKEEDFELVL is encoded by the coding sequence ATGTTGGATTTAACACCAAAAGAATCATATGAAAGAAAAGCTCTGAGAATAAACCCGGCTAAAACCTGTCAGCCTATAGGGGCCATGTATGCAGCTCTTGGTATACACAATTGCATGCCTCACAGTCACGGCTCTCAAGGGTGCTGTTCCTACCACAGGATGCAGCTTACAAGACATTTTAAGGATCCAATAATGGCAACCACCAGTTCATTTACAGAAGGTGCCAGTGTATTTGGAGGAGGCGCTAATTTTAAGACAGCCATGAAGAATATATTTTCAATATACAACCCGGATATTGTAGCAGTTCATACCACTTGTCTTTCAGAAACAGTGGGAGATGACCTGGTTACCTATATTGCAAGTTCGGAAATACCAGAGGGAAAAATAGTAATTCATGCAAATACCCCAAGTTATGTAGGCTCTCACATAACAGGATTTTCAAGTATGGTTAAAGCCATGGTTGCGTACCTCTCTAAAAATACGGGAGTTGAAAATGGAAAGGTAAATATATTGCCGGGATTTGTGGGTCCTGCGGATATGAGGGAGTATAAAAGAATACTTAAAATTATGGGAATTCCATATATTATAATGCCGGATACAAGTGGGGTAGTAGATTCACCTATGACTGAAGGATTTAAGATGTTTCCAAAAGGGGGAACGAAAATCGAAGAAATAAAAGATACGGGAAATTCCAAGCGTACCTTTGCCTTTGGAAGCGTTTCCTCCCAGGATGCAGCAATAGAGCTTGAAAAAAAATGCAAGGTACCTTTTGACACCCTTCCTATACCAATAGGAATAGATGCCACAGATGAGTTTTTGATGAAGCTTGTAAAACTTGCAGGAGGGGAAGTACCTTATGAAATTGAAGAGGAAAGAGGTCAGCTGGTAGATTTAATGCTGGATACCCATCAATATTTCCATGGTAAAAAAGTAGCTATAATAGGGGATCCAGATACGGTAATACCATTTACCCAATTTGCAATATCACTAGGGATGAATCCAAGATATGTTGTTACAGGTACTCCTGGAGATAAATTTGAAAAGACTATAAATGGAATGATGGAAAAAGCAGGAGTACAGGGAGCCAAAGTCAAAAGTTCAGGAGATTTCTTTGAAATGCATCAGTGGATTAAAAATGAACCTGTGGATCTTATAGTTGGAAATTCCCACGCAAAATATATTGCAAGAGCAGAAAATACTCCTCTTATAAGATTAGGATTTCCTGTACTGGATAGATACGGATACTACTACAATCCTAAAATAGGATACAGAGGCTCTATGAGATTGATTGAGATGATGTGTGATGCAATATTAGACAAAATGGATAGAGAATGTAAGGAAGAAGATTTTGAACTTGTGCTGTAA
- a CDS encoding TOBE domain-containing protein, whose protein sequence is MKISARNQLRGKVTEIKEGAVNAEVIVDLGNDRSICSIITMESLKNLGIKVGSEVTTLIKASSVILMA, encoded by the coding sequence ATGAAAATAAGTGCAAGAAATCAATTGAGAGGAAAAGTTACTGAAATAAAAGAAGGTGCTGTAAATGCGGAAGTTATTGTGGATTTAGGTAATGACAGATCCATATGCTCCATTATTACCATGGAGTCTTTAAAAAATTTAGGTATTAAAGTTGGCTCGGAGGTTACAACTTTAATTAAAGCATCTTCTGTAATACTAATGGCGTAA
- a CDS encoding NusG domain II-containing protein codes for MKKGDEIAALIIIVLLVISTAGVLIYKNRMESSSRIALIKQDGKLIKTINLSTVKNSEEFIIKYKDNDFNKIKVEKGRIRITDANCPDKICVKKGWISKPGENIVCLPHRLIISIDGKNSNYDDITR; via the coding sequence ATGAAAAAGGGAGATGAGATTGCTGCATTAATTATAATTGTACTGCTTGTTATAAGTACTGCAGGAGTTTTAATATACAAAAACCGCATGGAAAGTTCCAGTAGGATTGCCCTGATAAAACAAGATGGCAAGCTTATAAAAACTATTAATTTAAGTACTGTTAAAAACAGTGAAGAATTTATTATAAAATACAAAGACAATGATTTTAATAAAATAAAGGTGGAAAAGGGAAGGATTCGCATTACAGATGCAAACTGCCCTGATAAAATATGTGTAAAAAAAGGGTGGATATCAAAGCCCGGGGAAAACATTGTATGCCTTCCCCACAGACTTATAATAAGTATAGATGGTAAAAATTCAAATTATGACGATATTACAAGATAG
- the modB gene encoding molybdate ABC transporter permease subunit produces the protein MNFDISPAWISVKTTFIATIITFFVGIAAAYWMTNYNGKFKSAVDTIFTLPLVLPPTVVGFFLLLIFGKNGPMGKLLLKIGTNLIFSWPAAVIAATIIAFPLMYRTTKGAFEQVDNNIVNAARTLGVSRWKIFWKVILPLAWPGIAAATILSFARALGEFGATLMVAGNIPGRTQTIPLAIYFAAESGEMDKALMWVILIVIISTIVIFLMNYWNEHEKRNVYGVRRE, from the coding sequence ATGAATTTTGATATTTCACCGGCATGGATTTCAGTGAAAACTACTTTTATAGCTACCATCATAACATTTTTTGTTGGAATTGCTGCTGCCTATTGGATGACTAATTATAATGGAAAATTTAAAAGTGCTGTGGATACCATATTTACATTACCTCTTGTACTGCCCCCTACGGTAGTGGGATTCTTTTTACTGCTTATATTTGGGAAAAATGGACCTATGGGTAAACTTTTGTTGAAAATTGGTACTAACTTGATTTTTTCATGGCCTGCTGCAGTTATAGCTGCAACTATTATTGCTTTTCCCCTGATGTATAGGACAACTAAAGGGGCCTTTGAGCAGGTGGATAATAATATTGTAAATGCGGCCAGAACTCTTGGAGTGTCCCGGTGGAAAATTTTTTGGAAAGTTATATTGCCTCTGGCATGGCCAGGTATAGCTGCAGCTACAATTCTTTCTTTTGCAAGAGCTCTTGGAGAATTTGGAGCTACTCTTATGGTAGCTGGAAATATACCGGGCAGGACCCAGACAATTCCCCTGGCTATTTATTTCGCAGCTGAAAGCGGAGAAATGGATAAGGCCCTTATGTGGGTTATATTGATTGTAATAATCTCAACTATAGTGATTTTCCTTATGAACTATTGGAATGAACATGAAAAAAGAAATGTTTATGGAGTTAGGAGGGAATAA
- a CDS encoding helix-turn-helix transcriptional regulator, with protein MIENTVLTPQEVAGMLKITKNTVYELIKRGELNGYKVGKKIRVDLKDVENYKNRTKNTTGEISHRPIIKDDLSYSNMFYPRDADISDGFVICGQDVLLDILSRYIEFHCSGIRTFRSYVGSYNGLLALYLGKVQVATSHLWDGDSGKYNIPFVRRLIPGIPTVIIHLACRMQGFYVPHGNPKKIQGWEDLKRNDITMVNREKGCGTRILLDEHLKLLNVNGKDINGYNRECFSHLTVASTVARGGADLALGNEKTSLQVKGIDFIPLQKERYELVIKKENMYDSPFKSIIEIIRSKEFKTELSGIGGYDLTETGNIIAEL; from the coding sequence ATGATAGAAAATACAGTCTTAACTCCCCAGGAAGTTGCGGGGATGCTAAAAATAACCAAGAATACAGTCTACGAATTGATTAAAAGAGGAGAATTAAATGGATATAAGGTAGGCAAAAAAATTCGTGTAGATTTAAAAGATGTGGAAAACTATAAAAATAGAACTAAGAATACAACAGGAGAAATTTCTCATAGACCTATTATCAAAGATGACTTGTCTTATTCTAATATGTTTTATCCCCGGGATGCAGATATCAGTGATGGTTTTGTAATTTGCGGACAGGATGTCCTTTTAGATATATTATCCAGATATATAGAATTTCACTGCAGTGGTATCAGAACTTTCCGCTCATATGTAGGAAGTTATAACGGACTTTTAGCACTATATCTTGGCAAAGTGCAGGTGGCTACTTCTCACCTTTGGGATGGAGATTCCGGCAAATACAACATACCATTTGTAAGGAGACTGATTCCTGGAATTCCAACAGTAATAATTCACCTGGCATGTAGAATGCAGGGTTTTTACGTACCTCATGGAAATCCAAAAAAAATTCAAGGCTGGGAGGATTTAAAAAGGAATGATATAACTATGGTAAACAGAGAAAAGGGATGTGGTACCAGAATTCTTTTAGATGAACACCTAAAATTACTAAATGTTAATGGAAAGGATATAAATGGTTATAATAGAGAATGTTTTTCCCATCTAACAGTAGCTAGCACCGTAGCAAGAGGTGGGGCAGATCTGGCCCTTGGAAACGAGAAGACCAGTCTGCAGGTTAAAGGTATAGACTTTATACCACTGCAAAAAGAAAGATATGAACTGGTTATAAAAAAAGAAAACATGTATGACTCTCCCTTTAAATCAATAATAGAAATAATACGCTCCAAAGAGTTCAAGACAGAACTTTCCGGCATAGGAGGCTACGATCTTACAGAAACAGGAAATATTATAGCAGAACTATAA
- the nifE gene encoding nitrogenase iron-molybdenum cofactor biosynthesis protein NifE, whose amino-acid sequence MENRVEIIEDRKEFVCYNIKNKDMKLRCEENSASGAVSQRACVYCGARVVLNPITDAFHLIHGPIGCAAYTWDLRGSLTSGSELFRNSFSTDLSEMDVVFGGEKKLVGAIDEIVKEFHPKVIFVYATCIVGVIGDDVDSVCKMAEKKHSMRVIPVKSPGFSGNKSMGYRAACDAIMKLIGEKKKVEKIHGINYLGDFNLAGEVWVVTGYLKKIGIDVVANITGDGRYDDIIKAPQAKLNIVQCAGSMGYMAKQMEESYGIPFIKTSFVGIEDSENSLIQIAGLMGNEETVKKAEELIKFEKQKIKNDMNYYRSRLYGKKAAIYVGGGYKAISLIRQFRDLGIETVMVGTQTGKPEDYEVLKQITKEGTVILDDANPSELEKFMVEKGADILVGGVKERPLAYKLGVAFCDHNHERKHILAGFEGAVNFAKEIDLTINSPVWNYI is encoded by the coding sequence ATGGAAAACAGGGTGGAAATTATAGAGGATAGAAAAGAATTTGTCTGTTACAACATTAAAAATAAAGATATGAAGCTGAGATGTGAGGAAAACAGTGCATCGGGAGCTGTAAGTCAAAGGGCTTGTGTGTATTGTGGCGCCAGAGTAGTTTTAAATCCTATAACAGATGCCTTTCATTTGATTCACGGCCCTATAGGATGTGCGGCTTATACCTGGGATTTAAGGGGCAGTCTAACCAGTGGTTCTGAATTGTTTAGAAATAGTTTTTCTACGGATTTAAGTGAAATGGATGTAGTATTTGGAGGAGAAAAAAAACTGGTAGGGGCCATTGATGAAATTGTAAAGGAATTTCACCCTAAAGTTATTTTTGTATATGCCACCTGCATAGTGGGAGTTATTGGAGATGATGTGGATTCAGTATGTAAAATGGCAGAAAAAAAACATTCCATGAGAGTAATACCTGTAAAATCCCCGGGGTTTTCCGGAAATAAATCTATGGGATACAGAGCGGCCTGTGATGCCATAATGAAGCTTATAGGAGAAAAGAAAAAAGTAGAAAAAATTCACGGTATCAATTATCTTGGAGATTTTAATCTGGCAGGAGAAGTATGGGTAGTAACAGGATATCTTAAAAAGATAGGAATAGATGTGGTAGCCAATATTACAGGTGATGGAAGATACGATGATATAATAAAAGCTCCCCAGGCTAAATTAAATATAGTTCAATGTGCAGGTTCCATGGGATACATGGCCAAACAGATGGAAGAGAGCTATGGAATTCCATTTATAAAGACCAGTTTTGTGGGTATAGAAGATAGTGAAAATTCACTGATTCAAATTGCAGGTCTAATGGGAAATGAGGAAACTGTAAAAAAAGCAGAGGAACTTATAAAGTTTGAAAAGCAGAAAATAAAAAATGACATGAATTATTATAGAAGCAGGCTATATGGTAAAAAAGCTGCTATATATGTAGGGGGAGGCTACAAGGCCATATCTCTCATAAGGCAATTTAGGGATTTGGGAATAGAAACGGTTATGGTAGGAACACAAACAGGAAAACCTGAAGACTATGAAGTGTTAAAACAGATTACAAAGGAAGGCACTGTAATATTAGATGATGCAAACCCCTCTGAACTTGAAAAATTTATGGTTGAAAAAGGGGCGGATATACTTGTAGGGGGAGTAAAGGAAAGACCTCTTGCCTATAAACTGGGAGTTGCATTTTGTGATCACAACCATGAAAGGAAGCATATACTGGCTGGATTTGAAGGGGCGGTAAACTTTGCAAAAGAAATAGATTTAACTATAAACAGCCCTGTTTGGAATTATATATAG